A region from the Triticum urartu cultivar G1812 chromosome 1, Tu2.1, whole genome shotgun sequence genome encodes:
- the LOC125532692 gene encoding ataxin-2 homolog produces MKYSDPAMPIYAAIKVEEEDQEGVAIANFGTAGQVRGGQQDCMAIFRNPAPPPQVQPPRPPPPAPAQCQWNKRLATGPPPGFPGVCQPPQKRHQSGPQPPHRQHQVQPQQRQYQAPAQQAQRQYQAPPAQAQQAQRQYQARPPQTQQYQAAAPQAQPPQKQYPPPQPRRQQAAQGQSLQQQYQAQPRQMQYPPAPTQAQSPQMQYQQPEPAQAQAPQMQYQPAPTQAQPPGMQYQPAPSPSARQHAPTPAAQHAPSSSRPRLQPRAAAKPASAFKKPSVVCGVCDVRCMTAVHLKQHEKGRKHRNKVGCAAGEMNVWCDVCSVTLLTKLNVKEHYSGKPHLQRASRSSAKGNRAT; encoded by the exons ATGAAATACTCCGATCCCGCAATGCCGATCTATGCGGCCATCAAGGTGGAAGAGGAAGACCAGGAGGGGGTTGCCATTGCCAACTTTGGTACGGCAGGCCAGGTGCGCGGCGGCCAACAGGACTGCATGGCCATCTTCAGGAACCCCGCTCCTCCCCCACAG GTGCAGCCGCCGCGGCCACCTCCACCTGCACCTGCACAATGCCAGTGGAACAAGAGGCTGGCTACCGGACCGCCTCCAGGCTTCCCCGGCGTGTGCCAGCCGCCACAGAAGAGACACCAGTCTGGGCCGCAGCCACCGCACAGGCAGCACCAGGTGCAGCCACAACAGAGACAGTATCAGGCGCCGGCGCAGCAAGCACAGAGGCAGTATCAGGCGCCGCCGGCGCAGGCGCAGCAGGCGCAGAGGCAGTATCAGGCGCGGCCACCGCAGACGCAGCAGTACCAGGCGGCGGCGCCGCAGGCACAGCCACCGCAGAAGCAATACCCGCCACCACAGCCTAGGCGGCAGCAGGCGGCGCAAGGGCAGTCACTGCAACAGCAATACCAGGCGCAGCCGCGGCAGATGCAGTACCCGCCGGCGCCGACGCAAGCGCAATCACCGCAGATGCAATACCAGCAGCCGGAGCCTGCGCAAGCGCAAGCCCCGCAGATGCAGTACCAGCCGGCACCGACCCAAGCGCAACCACCGGGGATGCAGTACCAGCCGGCGCCGTCGCCGAGCGCGCGGCAGCACGCTCCCACACCTGCCGCTCAACACGCCCCGTCCAGCAGCAGGCCCCGACTTCAGCCGAGGGCGGCGGCCAAGCCGGCGTCCGCGTTcaagaagccctccgtggtgtGCGGCGTGTGCGACGTGCGGTGCATGACGGCGGTTCACCTCAAGCAGCACGAGAAGGGGAGGAAGCATCGGAACAAGGTGGGCTGCGCCGCCGGGGAGATGAACGTGTGGTGCGACGTCTGCTCCGTGACCCTGTTAACCAAGCTCAACGTCAAGGAGCACTACTCCGGCAAGCCGCATCTCCAGCGGGCCTCACGCTCCAGTGCCAAGGGCAACCGAGCAACCTGA